The Candidatus Eisenbacteria bacterium nucleotide sequence CTGCTCTACCGCCCGGTCGAAGGGCTGCGGGCGCAGTTTCCCGAGGCCACCGTGGCGCTCCACCTCGACGAAGCGCTGGTCGCGCTTCAGAACGCGGCCGTGCGCTACGAAGGCAATCACGCCTGAGGCGGCGGAAGGCTAGTCGCCGGCTCGAGGCGCGATCGCGCGGGCCCAGCGAACGACCATCGCGGTGTCGCTCAGGTCGTCGAGCAGCAGGTCGGGCGATTCCCGCAGGAGATCCTCCCGCGTCCTCGTCCCCGTGGTGACCGCGATCGAGTGAGCGCCCGCGGCGCGCGCACACCGGACGTCCTTCTCCGTGTCGCCCACCACCACGCAACGCTCGGCGGGCACCTGCCAGCGCTCGCGCGCGCGTTCCACCGCCAGGCAGGCCAGGGCGTTGCGGTCCGCCGCCTCGTCGCCGAAGGAGCCAAAGGCGAAAGCGTCGAGCAGGCCGAAATGGCCGAGCTTGAGCCGCGCCATGTCGCGGCCGTTCCCGGTGAGCAGGCCGGACAGCCATTGCGGCTCACGGGAGATGGCTTCGAGCAGCTCGCGGACGCCGGGCAGGACTCTCGCGCGACCGGCCTCGAGCCCGGCCTGGGTGCGGTCCCGCACCACTTCCCAGAACCGCGCCGTCTGCGCGTCGTCGAGCGTTCGACCGTGCCGGTCGACCACGCTCTTCAAGAGCAGCGGGTCGAGACCGCCTGCGAACGCGAAGTCCTCGAGCGGGTCCTCGACACCGAGCACGTGCCGGGCGGCCTCGGAAAAGGCCTCGCGCGCGGTTCCGTAGCTCCGGATCAGGGTGCCGTCGACGTCGAACAGCCACACCAGACGCATACGTTCAGACCTTTCCAATTCGCGGTGACGGCGGCCGAGACGAGCGGCCGGCCATGCTAGCATCTTGCGCTCTCGATCCAGCCTCTCTCCCGCATGTGCCCTTCGATGAGGTTCATCGCGATGATCCGCACGGCTTCCCCACGCACTCTGGGCTTGTCCTTCCTCCTGCTCATCGCCGCCGCCCCGCCTGGTGCTGCGAGTCCGGGAGTTCGGATCGTATGCCCGCCGGCGGCGGTCACGGCGACCGACGACGCCAAATGGCGCGTCGGGATCAAGGTCATCAACGACATGGAGGTGGGCATTCTGGGCGACAGCCTGACCTGCGAGGTCGACGACCTCGATCCGGGGATCACGGGAGCCGGCCGGCACTTCCAGGGAACGACGACCACGGTCAGCCAGGTGATGAAGTCCCTGGGCCACCGTGACAGCACGACGATCACCTTCACCGGCTATGCATCGTGCGACCGCGCGCGCCTCACGTTTCGGTTGTTCGGTCATAGCACGACCGGCGAGCCATACCAGGCCACGTGCAGCGTCGAGACCGCGCCCAGCCTGGTCTCCCGCTCCTTCCCGTCCACGTTCATCGAGGACAAGGAAAAGCGAATCGAGACCGTGTTCATCTCCGAGCGCTGGCCGCGCGATGCCTCTCCCGCGATCCTCCTGGTCCACCCCGAGGGCAGCCATGCGCGGCGAATGCTTCCGCTCGCATGGAATCTCGTGAACGCGGGCTACAGCGTCATGATGGTGAGTCTTCCGGGGTACGGCCAGTCCACGGGTCCTTCAGACTTCGGAGGGCCGGCGACGGTGAGAGCCCTGGGGCTCGCGCTCGACGCATTGCGCCGCTCGCCGCAGGTGGACTCGACCCGCATCGGGATATGGGGAATCTCGCGCGGGGCGACCGCGGCGGCGCTGCTCGCGGCGCAACGACCGCTCACCGCTCTGGTCCTGCAGTCGGGGGTGTTCGATCCCTCGACGGCTTATCGGGCGACCCGCAGCGATTCGCTGCGACGCGCACTCGACAAGGAAGGCAAGTCGAACGGGGGATGGAACGCTCGATCCGCGATCAAGGTCGCCCATCGCATCAAGACTCCTGTGCTCTTCATCCACGGCGAAGCCGACACCGAGGCGGTCGCCAACCAGTCCTTGGATCTCGCGGGCAAGCTGCGAGCCTCCGGTGGCACGGTGGAGATGCAGCTCGTGCCCAAGGTCGGCCATGCGGTGCCCTCCAGCGTGAGCTACCCGTTCGTCACCGCTTTCCTCAAGCCTTACCTCAAGCCGGCACGATAGCCGTGCTAGACTTCCCCCGCTTCGGCGGCTTTGGCCGCCCCGGCGGACCCCATCCATGACCCGATCCCCCTCGCTGCGTGCCGCCTCGTCATTGCTGCTCGGAACGCTTCCGTTCGCGCTCGCGGCAGTGCTCGTGGGCTCCGCGGCGGCCAGCGCACGCGATCCCGGGGCACCCAGGAAGGTGAGGGTTTCGCTGGCCGAAGGCCTGACCGCTCAGGCGCTGGTCAGCGCCGGGCTGGACGTGATCGAGGCTCGCCCCGGCCGCTTCGCCATGGTTCTCGAGTGGCCCGGCGATGCCGAGCGTCTGGCGCGGCTCGGCGCGTCCCGCGAGGTGGTCGACGACGATCCCGGCGCCACCGAGGCGCGTCTTGCGCGCGAGGATCTCGCACGCGTTTCGCGGCCGCGCGGCAAGATGGTGGTGAGCGCGGCGCGCGCCGACGGCATCCAGCGCATCGAAGTCCTGCCGCCTTTCGGCTCGGGGAGCTTCGCCGGCTTCTGGACGCTCGAGGAAGTGAAGATGAAGCTCGACGACCTCGTCGCCTCGGACGTCCAGGACGTGGTGGCCGACAAGATCGATACCCTGGGCTATTCGCTCCAGGGCCGGCCGATCTGGGGACTGCGGATCGCCAGGAGCATCCCCGGTCCGGACACGCGTCCGGTGGTGTTCTACAACTCGCTCACCCATGCGCGCGAGCCCGAAGGCATGCAGGCGCTCCTCTACTTCGCCGACGACATCGTCTCGAAGTACGGCAGCGATCCGACCGCCACCTACCTCCTCGATCATCGCGTGCTCTACTTCGTGCCGGTCGTGAATCCCGACGGCTATCGGATCAACCAGGACTACTACTTCGCCTCCGGCGGCGTGGCGTTCAGCTATCACCGCAAGAACGCGCGCGACACCAACGGCAACGGACTCGTGGACCGCGGCACCGACGGCGTCGACCTCAACCGCAACTACGGGTTCCAGTGGGCATTCAATGACACCGGCTCGAGCCCGGTCGCGAGCGACGAGACCTACCGCGGGCCTTCGGCGTTCTCGGAGCCCGAGAGCCAGGCGCAGCGCGACATCGTGATCGCGCTCGGCCCGCGATGCGGCATGTCGTTCCACACCTACGGAGACCTCATGATCCACCCGTGGGGCTACACGCCGCAGGCGACGCCGGACTCTCTGCGCTTCTACGAGTGGGACGACGAGATCACGCTCGGCAACGGATACCACTCCGGCCAGGGCATCCGCGTGCTCTACGAGGTCAACGGCGAGTTCACCGACTGGTGCTACGGCGAGACGGTGCTCAAGCCCCGGATGTTCGCGTGGACGCCGGAGCTCGGTGGTCCGAGCGACGGCTTCTGGCCCTTTGCGTCGCGCATCCTGCCGATCGCCCGCGAGAACCTGCGAGGGTGCTATTGGGTGGCGTCGATCGCCGGGCCGGTGGTGCGGGTCGAGCGAGCGACGCTCGCCGAAGGGGCGCTGCTCCGCGGGGGCGTGGCGCATCTGACCCTCCGTGCGCGCAACAAGGGACTCTCTCCCACGCCTGGTCCCGAGCTGACCGCCACGCTCGTGTCGCTCTCGCCGGGCGCCCACGTGGTGCAGGGTTCGGGCGGCTTGCCGTCGATCGGCTCGTTCCAGAGCGTCGATCAGCCCGCGGCCCTCGGCTTCGCGATCGCCGCCGACGACACGGTGACGCTCGGGCGCAGGCTCAGGTTCCAGGTGAGCTTCAGTGATGCTGCTGGGTTCTTCTCGCGCGACACGCTCGAGCTCTACTGCGGGGCGCCAACCGTTCTGCTCGCCGACGACGCCGAGACGGGCATGGGCAATTGGAGCACGAACACCTGGGCCACTCAGACCGGGGACGCCTACCGGCCCGGAACGTTCTTCTCGGACTCACCGGCTCTCTATCCCAACAACGCCAACCGCACGTTCACCGCCGGCAGCGCCTACAACCTCACGACTGGAGTCCATGCCTACCTCGATTTCCTGGTGCGCTGGGAGTTCGAAGGCGACTACGACGCCGGCGTCGTCGAGGCCAATCTCTCCGGCAACAACTGGACGCCCGCGCCCGCGCGCGCCTCGGTGCCTGCCGGCACGAGCGGGGAGCAGGACCTTCTCTCCGGGGGCCCGATCTTCGAAGGCGCTGGCAAGCTGTGGCGGCCCGAGCGCGTCGATCTCTCGGCGTTCGCCGGACCGACCAGCTCCACGGTCAAGATCCGCTTTCGGTCACTGAGCGACCAGAACACCAACTTCGACGGCTTCCGCGTCGACTCGGTGCGTCTCGTCACGTTCAATCCCGCGAACCAGCCCGCCCCGGTCGCGGTCGGCGAGACTCCGACCGGGGCGGCGCTCGAGCTCGCGGCGCCATCGCCCAATCCCGCTCGGCAGGCCGCCCGGCTGGCCTTCACGCTCCCGGTTGCCGGCGACGTGCGGCTCGAAGTCCTCGACCTCCAGGGGCGTCGCGTGCGCTCACTGGCGGATGGCCGCTACTCCGCGGCGCGCTACGAGCTGGGCTGGGATCTCCTGGATGCGAGCGGCCGGCGTACGCCACCCGGCCTCTATCTGCTGAGACTCACGACCGGGACGGCGTCGGTGACGCGCCGG carries:
- a CDS encoding HAD family hydrolase; translated protein: MRLVWLFDVDGTLIRSYGTAREAFSEAARHVLGVEDPLEDFAFAGGLDPLLLKSVVDRHGRTLDDAQTARFWEVVRDRTQAGLEAGRARVLPGVRELLEAISREPQWLSGLLTGNGRDMARLKLGHFGLLDAFAFGSFGDEAADRNALACLAVERARERWQVPAERCVVVGDTEKDVRCARAAGAHSIAVTTGTRTREDLLRESPDLLLDDLSDTAMVVRWARAIAPRAGD
- a CDS encoding prolyl oligopeptidase family serine peptidase, which encodes MIRTASPRTLGLSFLLLIAAAPPGAASPGVRIVCPPAAVTATDDAKWRVGIKVINDMEVGILGDSLTCEVDDLDPGITGAGRHFQGTTTTVSQVMKSLGHRDSTTITFTGYASCDRARLTFRLFGHSTTGEPYQATCSVETAPSLVSRSFPSTFIEDKEKRIETVFISERWPRDASPAILLVHPEGSHARRMLPLAWNLVNAGYSVMMVSLPGYGQSTGPSDFGGPATVRALGLALDALRRSPQVDSTRIGIWGISRGATAAALLAAQRPLTALVLQSGVFDPSTAYRATRSDSLRRALDKEGKSNGGWNARSAIKVAHRIKTPVLFIHGEADTEAVANQSLDLAGKLRASGGTVEMQLVPKVGHAVPSSVSYPFVTAFLKPYLKPAR
- a CDS encoding M14 family zinc carboxypeptidase, which codes for MTRSPSLRAASSLLLGTLPFALAAVLVGSAAASARDPGAPRKVRVSLAEGLTAQALVSAGLDVIEARPGRFAMVLEWPGDAERLARLGASREVVDDDPGATEARLAREDLARVSRPRGKMVVSAARADGIQRIEVLPPFGSGSFAGFWTLEEVKMKLDDLVASDVQDVVADKIDTLGYSLQGRPIWGLRIARSIPGPDTRPVVFYNSLTHAREPEGMQALLYFADDIVSKYGSDPTATYLLDHRVLYFVPVVNPDGYRINQDYYFASGGVAFSYHRKNARDTNGNGLVDRGTDGVDLNRNYGFQWAFNDTGSSPVASDETYRGPSAFSEPESQAQRDIVIALGPRCGMSFHTYGDLMIHPWGYTPQATPDSLRFYEWDDEITLGNGYHSGQGIRVLYEVNGEFTDWCYGETVLKPRMFAWTPELGGPSDGFWPFASRILPIARENLRGCYWVASIAGPVVRVERATLAEGALLRGGVAHLTLRARNKGLSPTPGPELTATLVSLSPGAHVVQGSGGLPSIGSFQSVDQPAALGFAIAADDTVTLGRRLRFQVSFSDAAGFFSRDTLELYCGAPTVLLADDAETGMGNWSTNTWATQTGDAYRPGTFFSDSPALYPNNANRTFTAGSAYNLTTGVHAYLDFLVRWEFEGDYDAGVVEANLSGNNWTPAPARASVPAGTSGEQDLLSGGPIFEGAGKLWRPERVDLSAFAGPTSSTVKIRFRSLSDQNTNFDGFRVDSVRLVTFNPANQPAPVAVGETPTGAALELAAPSPNPARQAARLAFTLPVAGDVRLEVLDLQGRRVRSLADGRYSAARYELGWDLLDASGRRTPPGLYLLRLTTGTASVTRRLMVL